The Acidimicrobiales bacterium DNA segment GTGGCCAACGCACGCTTGCAGGCGCCGCGGGTTGCAACCGAGCGCGGTATGGCCGTCGCGGATGTGCTCAAGCTCGTCAAGAAGTACACCCAGGGCCGCGGCCTTGGTTTCCTCGGTGAGCGCGGCGTCAACGTCCTGCAGCTAAACATCGCCCTCGACAAGGCGTAGCCAACGGACATGCCCCGCGGCGAACTGCGCATCTACATCGGCGCCGCCCCGGGAGTCGGCAAGACCTTCGCCATGCTCCACGAAGGCCGACGCCGGCGAGATCGAGGCACCGACGTGGTCGTCGGCTTCGTGGAGACGCACGGGCGTCCCGCGACCGCGGCCGCCGTCGGTGACCTCGAAGTCGTCCCGCGGCGGGTCGTGCCCTACCGAGGCGTCGAGTTCGAGGAGATGGACACCGACGCCGTGCTCGCCCGGGCGCCGCAGGTCGCGCTCGTCGACGAGCTGGCGCACACCGACGTGCCCGGCAGTCGCCACGAGAAGCGGTGGCAGGACATCGAGGAACTACTGGCGGCTGGCATCACCGTCATCTCGACGGTCAACATCCAGCACCTCGAATCGCTCAACGACGTCATCGAGCGCATCACCGGCGTGGTCCAGCGCGAGCGGGTCCCGGATGCGGTGGTGCGGGCGGCCGATCAAATCGAACTCGTCGACATGACGCCCGAGGCGCTGCGGCGCCGCATGGCCCACGGCAACATCTACAAGGCCGAGAAGGTCGACGCTGCGCTGGGCCATTACTTCCGCGTCGGCAACCTGGCGGCGCTGCGCGAGCTGGCGCTGCTCTGGGTCGCCGACCGGGTCGAGGAAGGTATCGACGAATACCGCGAGCGGCACGGCATCAACGAAGTGTGGGAGACGCGGGAACGCGTCGTGGTCGCGCTCACCGGCGCGCCCGGCGGCGAGCAACTCCTCCGCCGCGGCGCCCGTATGGCGGGCCGTGCGCGCGGCGAGCTGATCGGCGTGCACGTGCGGACCGCCGACGGTCGCGAAGCACCGGACGAGGAGCTGCTCGACCGCCACCGCGCCCTGCTCGAGCAAATGGGTGGGCGCTACGCCGAGGTGACCGGCGACGATGCCGCGGACGCGCTGGTCCACTTCGCCAAGGGCGAGAACGCCACCCAGCTCGTGCTGGGCGCGTCGAACCGGTCACGCCTGCGCGAGTTCGCGCAGGGGTCGGTCATCAATCGCGTGATCCGCCAGTCCGCTCCCATCGACGTCCACGTGATCTCCTCGGGTCTGTCGCCCACCACGCCCGTGCGCCCGCGTCGACGCGGCCGGCGGGCGCCCGCCCCCCGGCCGCCGCGGGCCCGGGCGGCGGCGTGGCTCGCGGCCTTTGTCGGCATCCCCGCGATCGTGGTCGCCTTCGCGCCGTTCAAGAGTGCGATCGGCGTGCCGGGCCTCCTTCTCGGCCTCCTGCTCGCCCCGGTTTCCGTGGCGGTGCTCGGCGGTCTCGGACCGGCGCTCACCGCGTCGGCGGTCGCCTTCGTCTTCGCCGACTGGCTCTACATCGAGCCGACGCGCAGCCTTCGCTTCGCTCACGCCGGCGATGCCTTCGCCTTGGTGGTGTTCATGGTGGTGTCCGCGCTCGTCAGCGGGCTCGTCGACCGCTTGGCGCGCCACAGCGCGCAACTGGCGCGCAGCCAGGCCGAAACCGAGGCGCTGGCGCAGCTCGCCTCCGGGACGGCCCTGCTCGACAGCGCGGCGCTCACGCATCTCGTCGACGAGCTGCATCAGGCGCTCGGCTTCGACGGCGTCTCGGTTCTCGCGCCGACGCCCGACGGCTGGCGCGTCGACGCCTTCGCCGGCGAGCCGATCCCGACGACGCCTGACGGTGCGTCGTACTCGGCTGAGCTCGGCAACGGCGCGTTGCTCGTGGTGCGCGGCGCCTCGATGGCCGCGGCGGACCGCCGACTCCTCTCCGCGTTCGTCTCCCAGCTGCGCGTCGCCCAGGACTCCATGCGGTTGCAGGCCGCCGCGCTCGAGTCGAAGGGTTTGGCGGAGGGGAATCGGATCCGTGAGGCGATCCTCGCCGCGGTCTCCCACGACCTGCGCGGCCCGCTCGCCGGTATCAAGGCAGCGGCCACGAGCCTGTTGAGCCGCGACGTCGTGTGGCCGGCCGAGCAGGTGCGGGCGTTCTGCGAAACGATCGACCAGGAGTCGGAGCGACTGAACTCGGTCGTCACCAACCTGCTCGACATGGGTCGGCTCCAGGCGCAGATGGTCGGCCTGCGCATCGAGCCGACGTCGGTGGAAGAAGTCATCTGGGCCGCCCTGGCCACATTGTCGGCTGACGTGTCCCGCGTCGAAGTAGTGGTCCCCGAAGACCTTCCACCCGTCTACGCCGATGCCGCCCTGCTCGAGCGCGCCGTGGCGAACGTGGCGCTGAACGCCATCAACTGGGCGCCCCAGGGCACGCCCGTGCGCGTCGAGGCGGGTGTGGCCGGGGGGCGAGTGGTGATCCGGGTCGTCGACCGCGGTGCAGGGATTCCCCGCGATCAACGGGCGGCCGTGTTTCAGCCGTTCCAGCGGCTGGGCGACGGTGGCAACGCCTTCATCTCCGGGATCGGATTGGGACTCGCCGTCACGAAGGGGTTCGTGGAAGCGATGGACGGCGACATCGCGATCGACGACACGCCCGGAGGAGGAACGACGATGTCGATCTCGCTGGGGCTGGCGGCATGAGCCGGGTGCTGGTGGTCGAGGACGACCTGCGCATCCTCAAGACGCTCGAAGTCAACCTGCACGCCCGCGGCTACGACGTCGACG contains these protein-coding regions:
- a CDS encoding ATP-binding protein, whose product is MPRGELRIYIGAAPGVGKTFAMLHEGRRRRDRGTDVVVGFVETHGRPATAAAVGDLEVVPRRVVPYRGVEFEEMDTDAVLARAPQVALVDELAHTDVPGSRHEKRWQDIEELLAAGITVISTVNIQHLESLNDVIERITGVVQRERVPDAVVRAADQIELVDMTPEALRRRMAHGNIYKAEKVDAALGHYFRVGNLAALRELALLWVADRVEEGIDEYRERHGINEVWETRERVVVALTGAPGGEQLLRRGARMAGRARGELIGVHVRTADGREAPDEELLDRHRALLEQMGGRYAEVTGDDAADALVHFAKGENATQLVLGASNRSRLREFAQGSVINRVIRQSAPIDVHVISSGLSPTTPVRPRRRGRRAPAPRPPRARAAAWLAAFVGIPAIVVAFAPFKSAIGVPGLLLGLLLAPVSVAVLGGLGPALTASAVAFVFADWLYIEPTRSLRFAHAGDAFALVVFMVVSALVSGLVDRLARHSAQLARSQAETEALAQLASGTALLDSAALTHLVDELHQALGFDGVSVLAPTPDGWRVDAFAGEPIPTTPDGASYSAELGNGALLVVRGASMAAADRRLLSAFVSQLRVAQDSMRLQAAALESKGLAEGNRIREAILAAVSHDLRGPLAGIKAAATSLLSRDVVWPAEQVRAFCETIDQESERLNSVVTNLLDMGRLQAQMVGLRIEPTSVEEVIWAALATLSADVSRVEVVVPEDLPPVYADAALLERAVANVALNAINWAPQGTPVRVEAGVAGGRVVIRVVDRGAGIPRDQRAAVFQPFQRLGDGGNAFISGIGLGLAVTKGFVEAMDGDIAIDDTPGGGTTMSISLGLAA